In the Fibrobacterota bacterium genome, CACCTCGAATCCGTGCTTGGCCAGGAGGACGTCATGGTTCCCCGTGCCGCAGCCCACGTCGATGAGGCTCTTGGCCTTGCCCCCCGAGTACTGCCGCACCAGGCCGGCGATGTAATCGGCCTCGCCCTGGTAGTCCTTGTCCTTGTAGAGAAGGTTGTAGTATCGGGAGTAGGAACCGAAAACGCTCATCTCAGGACCTCTTTCACTGCGGCGGCGGCCTCTTCCATTTGCGCGTCGGTGAGGGCCATGCCGCTGGGCAGGTAGAAGCCGCGCTGGCTCAGCCTTTCCGAAACGGGATGGGACTCGCCGGCGAACAGGCCCATCTTGCGGAAGACCGGTTGCAGATGCATGGGCCAGAAGAAATGGCGTACGCCGATCTTCTTCGCGGAAAGGCGTTTCACCGCTTCGACCGCGTCGAAGGGGATATCGTCCCCCAGGACGATGGGATAGACCCAATAGATGTTTTCGGCGTAATCGGCGCGCGCCACGGGCAATTGGAGCCCCGGGGTCCCGGAGAGCAGCCGGGTGTAAGTGGCGCCGATGTGCCGCTTCTTGGCCACGAAGGCGTCCAGGCGTTCGAGCTGGGCGACGCCGAGGGCGGCTTGGATGTTCGACATGCGCAGGTTCCACCCCATTTCCTGGTGGATGTACCGGCGTTCCTTGTCGAAAAAAAGGTTGCGCAGATCGCGGCAACGCGCGGCCAAATCCGGGTCGTCGGCCAGGAGCATGCCGCCTTCGCCCGTGGTTACGTGCTTGTTGGGATAGAAGCTGAAGGTGGAAAGGTCGCCGAAGGACCCGCACGGCCGCCCGCGGTAGGTCTGGCCATGCATCTCGGCCGCATCCTCGATGAGGCGCAGGCCGAATTCGCGAGCCACCTCGAGGACGGGATCCATGTCGACGGGGAGGCCGTAGATATGCGCCACCATGATGGCCTTCGGCCGCGGCCCCGGACCGCGCATGGCCGCCTGCACGCGCTCGCGCAAGCGGAGGGGATCGATATTGAAGGTGGCGGGATCGGAATCCACGACGATTGGCGTGGCGCCGGCGCGCACCACGGCCGCCGCGCAGGAGATGATGGTAAAGGCGGGCATCATCACCGCGTCGCCGGGACCCAGCCGCAATGCGGCGACGGCGGCATCGAGGGCCACCGAGCCGTTGCAGACCGCGATGCCGTGGCTACGGCCCATGCGCGCAGCCATGCCCTCCTCGAAGCGCTTCACGAAAGGGCCTTCGGAGGAGATCCAGCCCGTTTCGATGCATTCGATCAGGTATTTCTTCTCGTTGCCGTCGAGCAACGGTTCGTTGACCGGGACCGCCATGGCTTATGTGGCCGCGGCCGTGCGGATGGTGACCTTGGGAGCCTCGAAGCGGGTCTTGTCGCCTTCGCCGGCGTAGGGGCCCTGCTTCACTTCCAGCATGACCAGCTCTTCCAGCACCTCGAACCCGTGCCCGCCGGTGGCCAAGAGGATGGTGTCGCCCGCGCCGAGCATGCGGCTTTCCAGGTAAGTCTTCTCGTTGTCATAGAAGTCAACCCGAAGTTTGCCCTTCTTGATGAACAAGACCTCGAGCGTATAGGCTACGCTTCGCTCTACGGCATTGTGGATATGCGGCTGGATGACCTTTCCCGCCGGATGATGCATGTAGGCGAGTTGCTGGGAGAATTCGTTGGGCGTGAAGAAGGAGATACCTGGCGCATCGTAGCTGTTGGGGACGATGTAGGCCAGGATTTGCGCATGGTGGGAAATGATTTCAACCATTTCTTTGCCTGCCTTTTCACGGGGATCGACGACTCGGAAAGCAGGTGGAAACTAGAAAAATGCGGCATCAATCCAAGCATTCGGCAGAGACGCCCCGGGCACCTGGGTCTGGCCGGAAGGGTTCTCAGGGGCGTTGCGAGGCGGCCGTTTCGATCTCAAGCTCCGAAAGATGGACGAACAATCCCCCGCGCAGCAGAAGGTCGGGTATCTTGTTCCCTGAAGCGAGGTATTTGATCTCATCGTCGGGCACACCCGAGGGATAGAACCGGCCGCAATGCGTAGGCTCCAGATATTTCAGGGACGCGCCGAAAAACGACGAAGCCCAGCCATTGGCGTGGATGTCGACACGGCCGGTCCGGGTTTCCAGCCAGGCGCGCAGGCCGTCCACGATGAAGCGCGGGAGGTTGGCCTCGTCGAACATCAGTTGGCGCGCCAGGGTATGGGTCATGATGGAATTGCTCTTCAGCTCGCCGATGCCCAGGTAATCGACGCAGTATACCTTCCGGTAGCGCGCGACCAGCTCGATTAAGCCGGAAGAATCGGCGAGGACCCCGTCACGAGGCAGATACAGGGCTTCGCCGGAATCGACGGTCGGGTTCTCGATGGCGAAAACCGGGAACATCGCCGAACCGGCTTCGATCTTGAAGGCATGAATACGGAGTCCCGCGGGGGAAACCGCCGACCAGGCGGAGGTTTGGACCAAGGTGCGCGGGACATAGTTCCCGTAAACCTCTTCCATCCCTTGGGCGACGCGCTCCGGATAATCTCCCGTGGGCGAGAAGTTTTGGAAACGCGCTTGCGAAGCGCTGTCCACCGCCGCGTAAAGTTTGTTCACCAAGCTCGAGCTGCCCGCCAGGTTGGGTTCCAGTTCATTCGCATCGAATATGGGCACTTGCCGTTCGGTAAGGACCGTGGCCGTGTCCGGCAGGGAAGTCGAAAACCAGGCGTAGCTGGCTTCCCTACGGGGTTGCAGGTAGTTGTGGTTCCCATCATCGGTGGAGTAAAAAATCCGGTCCGCATGACCGTCCAGGCCCCACCACTCCTTGGCCTTCGCCAGCACCGGTCCCATGGCCGCGGGCGGAGCCCCTTCGTCCAATTCGCCGGCGATCGATTGTAGGGAACGCGGATAGATCATGGCCAGTTCGAAATCGGTAGGAAGCATGGGCAATTCCGGGGGCGGTGACCATACGAAGCCGGGCCCGTAATTGCTTTCCACGTACAGATCCGAATGGACCGTCATGCCGGAGCAGTCGCCGCCGTATAGGGTGGCCGGCAGGGAGAGGGTACGCACGCGCGGATCGAATTCGCCCAGTTCGAGGGACATTGCCCCTCCATAGGAATACCCCGCCGCGCCGATGCGGCCCGGATCGACCTGGGGAAAAGTCTCCACCGCCCAGGTGATCGAAGAAATCAATTCCTGCAGGAAGACGCTATTGGGGCTGGGCATGCCCAATAGCTCGCGGCCATAGCCCAGGTAGTTGTTCCCGCCGCTTTCGTACGCCGCCCGCACCCCGTTTCCGTTCAACCCTTCCGGGACCAGCACGACCATGCCTTGCAGTGCGAAGTTGGCGGACCGCTGTTGTACCAGATCGGTGGAGACGCCCTCCTCGTAGCCGGGCGGGGTGACGATTAACGGGCAGGAAGCGGGATCCTTATCGTCGGGCAGGTACACGTTGAGCGGTAGGTAAATCCCCGGAAAGACTTCCAGCCGGACGACCTCGATGGAGTAGCCGGGGCCCTGGAAGCGGCGCTGGACGGCATGGGACAACGCGCGCCGATCGGCTCTGAGCCCGGAGAGGGCCATGAGGCGGGCCCGCAAGGAATCCCCGTAGGCCTGGATTTGGTTCCCGGAAGTGAAGGCCGGGCAAGTTCCCGAGCGGGCGGAGATCAGGCGCACGGCCTGATCCCCGCCCGCGGAACCCAGCGCCGGGCGCCAGACCGCGAAAAGTTTCGACAACTCTTGGTCGAGCGCGCGCACGGCATAACGGGGGCGCACCAGCAAAGGCTGGGTTACGGCGATGGTCAGGGTATCCCCGCCTTCCTGCCGGACGCCGTTCACCTCCCAATAGGTGATACTGTATTCGGGCGAGGAATGGGCCGCGAACTTGACGACGGTGTCCTGGGGCAACCAGGCCAAGCTGGAATCGACGGGACCGCCGGGCGGCGCGTCCACGAAGGCCAGCTTGTGCCAAGCGCGGAAATCCGCTTCCCGCGACCACGGGCCTTTAGGGCTCAATGAGCGCGGGTTCTCGGTGGATCCATCCGAACGCCAGTGGTCGAAAACGAAGCGCGTATCGGGCCCTTGGAAAAAGGCCGAGGTATGGCGTTCCTGCACGGCCGGGGTCCCGAGCGAAGGCAGTTCAACCGTGGATTCCAGGACCGTATCCAAAGGGGCCCGGGTCAGGCGTCCTCCGATTTCGAGATCCAGGGTGGTATCGGGCCAAGTGGCCACGCGCAAGGATCGTCCCGGCAGAAACACGGCCTCGATGGCGCCGGGCCACTTCACCTGCAGGGAAACGGTGTCCAGGCTACTGAGCGTTTGGCCGTCCAGGGTCCAGTGTGAAAAGAAGAACCCATCGCGCTCCCGCGCGGCCAAATGCAGTACGGTGTTCTCGGCGTACCAGGGTGCCTGGGGATCGAGGGTCGGTTGCGGCTGGGGAACGCTTTGGGAAGCGGAATCCTGTTTGGCCTTCCCTTCCGCCAAACCTTTCTTCGGTAGGGCGGCGACCCCATCGAGCTGGCGCATGGCGCGATCCTTGGGTTCGGTGACGAGGGTGAACTCGCCGCTCGAATCGGGCGTCACCCGGACCACCACCTTGTATGCGCGGCGCGTAGGAATGACGAGCGCCGTGGTAGTGTCGAGGGAAAAGATGGTATCCAGGCCTGACTGATCGGGACGCCGGCGCAGGAAAGCCTCCAGGCGAACGTCTTCGCCGTCCACGTAGGGGGATGCGTCCATTCCCGTCACGGCGGGGAAAGCGAGCTTCACTAGCGATCCCGCGGGCAGGCGCTTGCGCACGGGAGTGATGGCGACGCTATCGTTCAGCCGCAGGGCGAAGCCCGCGGTCCAATCGCTCTGTACGGTAAGGCTGCACACGCGGGCATACTGCGCTTGCGCGAATAGGGGTTCGGTCGCTTTCAATGAGAGGAAGCGGGCCGAGTCCGCGCGGCCGCCGTTCACGCTCCAGGACAGGAAATCGGCGTTGGCCAGGTCCGGGGCCGACACGGTGAAATTGGCTCCCTCCCAGCGCCAGCTGGAATCGAAAACATTGATGGCGGAGCCCGTACGGGTCGCGATCAGGATCTTGTACTGCTTGCCGAAGCGGGCGGATAGGGAATCCCCCCGCTCGAACTTGATGGAGAGGGTATCCCCGCGCAGGCTGGAATCGACCCAGCCCTGGAAGACGAAGCGCGTATCGATCCCCGGGACGTACCCGCTCCGATCGAAGACCTGATCTCCGGGCACCGACACGGTGATGGCGGTGTCCGGCCTTACCATCACCGAT is a window encoding:
- a CDS encoding DegT/DnrJ/EryC1/StrS family aminotransferase — translated: MAVPVNEPLLDGNEKKYLIECIETGWISSEGPFVKRFEEGMAARMGRSHGIAVCNGSVALDAAVAALRLGPGDAVMMPAFTIISCAAAVVRAGATPIVVDSDPATFNIDPLRLRERVQAAMRGPGPRPKAIMVAHIYGLPVDMDPVLEVAREFGLRLIEDAAEMHGQTYRGRPCGSFGDLSTFSFYPNKHVTTGEGGMLLADDPDLAARCRDLRNLFFDKERRYIHQEMGWNLRMSNIQAALGVAQLERLDAFVAKKRHIGATYTRLLSGTPGLQLPVARADYAENIYWVYPIVLGDDIPFDAVEAVKRLSAKKIGVRHFFWPMHLQPVFRKMGLFAGESHPVSERLSQRGFYLPSGMALTDAQMEEAAAAVKEVLR
- a CDS encoding acetylxylan esterase gives rise to the protein MNLLKKLPRLRALPYLASTAFALTLSGCFQTDPELTRAPFIPVRLNTTPEPGLKILAGKDTVTSPGSVMVRPDTAITVSVPGDQVFDRSGYVPGIDTRFVFQGWVDSSLRGDTLSIKFERGDSLSARFGKQYKILIATRTGSAINVFDSSWRWEGANFTVSAPDLANADFLSWSVNGGRADSARFLSLKATEPLFAQAQYARVCSLTVQSDWTAGFALRLNDSVAITPVRKRLPAGSLVKLAFPAVTGMDASPYVDGEDVRLEAFLRRRPDQSGLDTIFSLDTTTALVIPTRRAYKVVVRVTPDSSGEFTLVTEPKDRAMRQLDGVAALPKKGLAEGKAKQDSASQSVPQPQPTLDPQAPWYAENTVLHLAARERDGFFFSHWTLDGQTLSSLDTVSLQVKWPGAIEAVFLPGRSLRVATWPDTTLDLEIGGRLTRAPLDTVLESTVELPSLGTPAVQERHTSAFFQGPDTRFVFDHWRSDGSTENPRSLSPKGPWSREADFRAWHKLAFVDAPPGGPVDSSLAWLPQDTVVKFAAHSSPEYSITYWEVNGVRQEGGDTLTIAVTQPLLVRPRYAVRALDQELSKLFAVWRPALGSAGGDQAVRLISARSGTCPAFTSGNQIQAYGDSLRARLMALSGLRADRRALSHAVQRRFQGPGYSIEVVRLEVFPGIYLPLNVYLPDDKDPASCPLIVTPPGYEEGVSTDLVQQRSANFALQGMVVLVPEGLNGNGVRAAYESGGNNYLGYGRELLGMPSPNSVFLQELISSITWAVETFPQVDPGRIGAAGYSYGGAMSLELGEFDPRVRTLSLPATLYGGDCSGMTVHSDLYVESNYGPGFVWSPPPELPMLPTDFELAMIYPRSLQSIAGELDEGAPPAAMGPVLAKAKEWWGLDGHADRIFYSTDDGNHNYLQPRREASYAWFSTSLPDTATVLTERQVPIFDANELEPNLAGSSSLVNKLYAAVDSASQARFQNFSPTGDYPERVAQGMEEVYGNYVPRTLVQTSAWSAVSPAGLRIHAFKIEAGSAMFPVFAIENPTVDSGEALYLPRDGVLADSSGLIELVARYRKVYCVDYLGIGELKSNSIMTHTLARQLMFDEANLPRFIVDGLRAWLETRTGRVDIHANGWASSFFGASLKYLEPTHCGRFYPSGVPDDEIKYLASGNKIPDLLLRGGLFVHLSELEIETAASQRP